A stretch of Parvimonas micra DNA encodes these proteins:
- a CDS encoding ECF transporter S component: MKDISTKSVTKIGILSAIVIILSLSPIGFIPLGVVRITTVHIPIVLIALIEKPTVSFFVGLIFGLFSFFQHLSGISPLSFMFINPMVSILPRALIGVGTYYTFNFIKKYIKNIFNVVLASMVGTMINTFGVLSMAYIFCANQIYDVLKVNPAKFLFGVAISNGIPEIIVCSALVPIIYKSLQKILKF, from the coding sequence ATGAAAGATATTTCAACAAAATCCGTAACAAAAATCGGAATACTAAGTGCAATTGTAATTATTTTATCACTTTCTCCAATAGGATTTATTCCATTAGGAGTAGTTAGAATTACTACAGTACATATACCAATAGTTTTAATCGCATTAATAGAGAAACCAACAGTATCATTTTTTGTTGGATTAATTTTTGGATTATTCTCATTTTTTCAACATTTATCAGGAATAAGCCCTCTATCTTTTATGTTTATAAATCCGATGGTATCAATACTTCCAAGAGCACTGATAGGAGTTGGAACATATTATACATTTAATTTTATAAAAAAATACATTAAAAATATTTTTAATGTTGTACTTGCAAGTATGGTAGGAACAATGATAAACACATTTGGAGTCCTTTCTATGGCATATATATTCTGTGCTAATCAAATATATGATGTTTTAAAAGTCAATCCTGCAAAATTTTTATTTGGAGTTGCAATTTCAAATGGAATTCCAGAAATAATAGTATGTTCTGCATTAGTCCCTATAATTTACAAGAGTTTACAAAAGATTTTAAAATTTTAG
- a CDS encoding Veg family protein has protein sequence MDTKEKLVMIRRVLGNNIGRKVLITIKRSKEEYVEIKGVIGEVFTSFFTVEIETEEHKTRTCSYSYFDVLTSQVSLKAS, from the coding sequence ATGGATACAAAAGAGAAATTAGTTATGATTAGAAGAGTTTTGGGAAACAACATTGGAAGAAAAGTATTGATTACTATTAAACGAAGCAAAGAAGAATATGTTGAAATTAAGGGAGTAATTGGAGAAGTATTTACTTCATTCTTTACTGTTGAAATTGAAACAGAAGAACATAAAACAAGAACTTGTTCATATTCCTATTTTGATGTTTTGACATCTCAAGTAAGTTTAAAGGCAAGCTAA
- a CDS encoding LPXTG cell wall anchor domain-containing protein, protein MGEYTNLISFMNIDSSKNLFLIIGVLSLIAIIVVLVMKRRNK, encoded by the coding sequence ATGGGAGAATATACTAATCTTATTTCATTTATGAATATTGATAGTAGTAAGAATCTATTTTTAATAATAGGAGTTTTAAGTTTAATAGCTATTATAGTTGTATTAGTTATGAAGAGAAGAAATAAATAA
- a CDS encoding cyclic-di-AMP receptor, with translation MKLILAIIQDHIAQDVLNELSENKVRATKLSSTGGFFKKGNTTILIGIEEEKLDRVKEMILNISKNKETVDDKTANTVMFVLNMNQFIRV, from the coding sequence ATGAAACTTATTTTAGCAATTATACAAGACCATATAGCTCAAGACGTTTTAAATGAGCTTTCTGAAAATAAAGTTAGAGCTACAAAACTATCTTCAACAGGTGGATTTTTCAAAAAAGGAAATACTACAATATTGATAGGTATTGAAGAAGAAAAATTAGATAGAGTTAAAGAAATGATTTTAAATATTTCAAAAAATAAGGAAACAGTTGATGATAAAACAGCTAATACTGTAATGTTTGTTCTAAATATGAATCAATTTATTAGGGTGTAG
- a CDS encoding cyclic-di-AMP receptor translates to MKMIIAIVQDQDLNPLQEDLTEKGFRMTNLASTGGFLRAGNSTLLIGVEEEKLEECLKIIEENCKSREITTSVLSVTMPGDAYIPFPMEVLVGGATIFVLDVVDFVRM, encoded by the coding sequence ATGAAGATGATTATTGCAATAGTTCAAGATCAAGACTTGAACCCACTACAAGAAGATTTAACTGAAAAGGGATTCAGAATGACAAATCTTGCTTCAACAGGTGGATTTTTAAGAGCTGGAAACTCAACTCTTTTAATTGGGGTTGAAGAAGAAAAGTTAGAAGAATGTTTGAAAATTATTGAAGAAAATTGCAAGTCAAGAGAAATTACAACATCTGTTTTGAGTGTTACAATGCCAGGCGACGCTTACATTCCTTTCCCTATGGAAGTTCTAGTAGGTGGTGCTACAATTTTTGTACTTGATGTTGTAGATTTTGTAAGAATGTAG
- the tmk gene encoding dTMP kinase, with the protein MGLFITFEGPDGCGKTSIINLIKEYYKDNEKIIFTREPGGTKISEEIRELILSNDNVNMSPRTEALLYAASRAQHIDELVKPNLKKGNIVISDRFVLSSLAYQGGGRKLGVENVKRINDFAINGVNPDMIIFFYVDPLTTLKRKSLNENADRLELSGDDFHSRVYDTYMELLDEMKDDKVLRKVDATKSMEEVFEDVKKIIDEKMEELL; encoded by the coding sequence ATGGGTTTATTTATTACTTTTGAGGGACCTGACGGATGTGGGAAAACTTCAATAATAAATTTAATTAAGGAATACTATAAGGATAACGAAAAAATAATTTTTACAAGAGAACCAGGTGGAACAAAAATATCAGAAGAAATTAGAGAACTTATTTTATCTAATGATAATGTAAATATGTCGCCACGAACAGAAGCATTACTTTATGCAGCTAGTAGAGCTCAACATATTGATGAACTTGTAAAGCCGAATTTGAAAAAGGGTAATATTGTTATTTCAGATAGATTTGTTTTAAGTTCACTTGCTTATCAAGGTGGTGGCAGAAAACTTGGGGTTGAAAATGTTAAAAGAATAAATGATTTTGCTATTAACGGAGTTAATCCAGATATGATTATTTTCTTTTATGTTGACCCTTTGACAACTTTGAAAAGAAAGTCTTTAAATGAAAATGCTGACAGACTTGAACTTTCTGGAGATGATTTCCATAGTAGAGTTTATGATACATATATGGAACTTCTTGATGAAATGAAAGATGATAAGGTCTTAAGAAAAGTTGATGCTACTAAAAGCATGGAAGAAGTTTTTGAAGATGTAAAAAAAATAATAGATGAAAAAATGGAGGAATTGCTATGA
- a CDS encoding pro-sigmaK processing inhibitor BofA family protein, whose product MENLGKMYYDSLESLDFAGLSKFFFEHSIISYIVGILLIILVFKLLKFPLKILKKIIVNSIIGYVILYILAIFKIVIVPFTYLSYFLVGSFGIVGIILSYLFYSF is encoded by the coding sequence TTGGAAAACCTAGGAAAAATGTATTATGATTCATTAGAATCTCTTGATTTCGCTGGTTTAAGTAAGTTTTTTTTCGAACATAGTATTATTTCTTATATTGTAGGAATTTTATTAATTATTTTAGTTTTTAAATTACTAAAGTTCCCGTTAAAGATTTTAAAAAAGATTATTGTGAATTCTATAATAGGATACGTAATTTTATATATTTTAGCGATTTTTAAAATAGTTATTGTTCCATTTACTTATTTGAGCTACTTTTTAGTTGGTAGCTTCGGAATAGTTGGAATAATTTTATCATATTTATTTTATTCATTCTAA
- a CDS encoding aldehyde dehydrogenase encodes MELKSIVEKQRKFFKTKATKSVEFRINMLQKLEKVIHTNEKQILSALYEDLSKSEAEGYLTEIGIVYSEIHEALKKVKKWSKPKRVRGSLGTFPAKSYVYSEPYGVVLIMAPWNYPFNLSLSPLVAAIAAGNCAVIKCSKESKNTSRIIREIINKTFEEEYIYCVDSELDYDEILHQRYDFIFFTGSARVGKIIMRVASENLIPVSLELGGKSPCIIDETADIKLSAKRIVWGKLLNAGQTCVSIDYIVVHKNVKEELLKYLQKEIELRYPDAVNNKSYPKIINTRHYERLLNLIETESKVIGGKSNDSERKIEPTIFTDVDFNHEIMKDEIFGPLLPIIEYDDIDKVIDIIKEREKPLACYIFSQRKENAEYIINSLSYGGGCVNDTIMQLANSHIPFGGVGNSGMGSYHGKHGFDLLSHKKGIVKNKTILDLPFRYAPFDLKKLNIFKKIM; translated from the coding sequence ATGGAATTAAAAAGTATTGTTGAAAAGCAGAGAAAATTTTTTAAAACAAAAGCAACAAAGTCTGTTGAATTTAGAATTAATATGTTACAAAAACTCGAAAAGGTAATTCATACTAATGAAAAGCAAATATTATCCGCTCTCTATGAAGATCTTTCAAAATCCGAGGCGGAAGGTTATCTTACTGAAATTGGAATAGTATATAGTGAAATTCATGAGGCATTGAAAAAAGTGAAGAAATGGAGTAAGCCTAAAAGAGTGAGAGGAAGTCTTGGGACATTTCCTGCTAAAAGCTATGTCTATTCAGAACCTTATGGTGTTGTGTTAATAATGGCACCGTGGAATTATCCTTTTAATTTGTCACTTTCCCCACTAGTTGCTGCTATTGCTGCAGGAAATTGTGCTGTTATAAAATGCTCAAAAGAGAGCAAAAACACTTCAAGAATTATTAGAGAGATAATCAATAAAACATTTGAAGAAGAATATATTTACTGTGTAGATTCTGAGCTTGATTATGATGAAATTCTTCATCAAAGATATGATTTTATATTTTTTACCGGAAGTGCAAGAGTTGGAAAAATCATAATGCGTGTTGCAAGTGAAAATTTAATTCCTGTATCTTTGGAGTTAGGGGGAAAGAGTCCTTGTATTATTGACGAAACAGCTGATATAAAACTTTCAGCAAAACGTATCGTATGGGGGAAACTTTTAAATGCAGGACAGACATGTGTATCTATAGACTATATTGTTGTTCATAAAAATGTAAAAGAAGAACTTCTTAAATATTTACAAAAAGAAATTGAATTAAGATATCCTGATGCTGTAAATAACAAATCTTATCCAAAAATTATTAATACTCGTCATTATGAACGTCTTTTAAATTTAATAGAGACTGAGTCAAAAGTAATCGGTGGGAAAAGCAATGATAGTGAAAGAAAGATTGAACCTACAATATTTACTGATGTAGATTTTAATCACGAGATTATGAAAGATGAAATTTTTGGACCTTTGTTACCGATTATTGAGTATGATGATATAGATAAAGTAATTGATATAATTAAAGAAAGAGAAAAACCATTAGCATGTTATATTTTTTCTCAAAGAAAGGAAAATGCAGAGTATATTATTAATAGCCTTTCTTATGGAGGAGGTTGTGTGAATGATACTATAATGCAACTGGCAAATAGTCATATTCCTTTTGGTGGAGTAGGAAATAGTGGTATGGGCTCTTATCATGGAAAACATGGCTTTGATTTATTAAGCCATAAAAAAGGAATTGTAAAAAATAAAACTATTTTAGATTTACCATTTAGATATGCACCTTTTGATTTGAAAAAATTGAATATATTTAAAAAGATAATGTAG